In Phycisphaerales bacterium, the sequence AGTTGGGCCTCTCCGACTCGGGCAAGAACGCCGGCGAAGAAGCCCTTCGCGAGGTCCTCGACATGATGGCGTGCAAGGCCGCGGTCAAGGCCGGCGACCGCCTCACGCCGACAGAACTCATCGAACTCGTGAAACTCCGCGGAGCCGTCGAACGCAGCAGCAACTGCCCGCATGGCCGCCCCACAAGCATCCGCCTCACCATCCGCGATCTCGAGAAACTCTTCGGGCGGAGTTAGCGGGAATCGGCATTCGAGTTTCGTGATTCGGCATTCGTGTCGGGCAACGAACGACACATCTGTCATTACCTATTGCCTATTCCCCATTTCCCGCTCTCACCTCCTTCGACGCCAACTTCAGACCCACGATCGCCACCACGAGCAGCCCGAGGAATACCAGCCTCGCGGGCGTCACGCCTTCCTTGAAGTGGACGACGCCCACGATCGCCGTGCCGAGCGCCCCGATGCCGACCCACACGGCGTAACCGGTCCCGATCGGGATCGTCCGCACCGCCATCGCGAGCAACGCCATGCTCGCCGCCAGGGCCACGATCGTCAGCACCGTCGGCCAAGGCCGCGTCAGCCCGTTCGACTGCTTGAGCCCCACGGCCCACGCGACCTCGAACAGCCCGGCGAGCACGAGTAGCACCCACGCCATCACGCACGCTCCGAGGGCGTCGCCACACGCGGCAGCGCCAGCCCCACCAACCCCGGCACGAGCAGCACGATCGCCGAGCCATAGATGAGCGAATCGGGCTGCTTAAGGATGAACCCGTCGAAATAGAAGTACCCCGCCGCCGCGCTCGTGAGCAGCGCGAGCCCGACACGATTCGACGCGTGTGACCGAGGATTCACCAGCGACGCGATCACAAACGCCGGCACAAAGACCGCATAGAACGACAGGAACCCCATGTACATCCGCTCGGAGTTCAATCCCAGCGGCGTGCGGATCGCCACGAGCATCGTGCAGAAATACAGCACCACGCCCAGCAACATCGCCCCCGTCCCCGCGCCCGAGATCGGCGGATCGTCCATCCGGAGCGGATCACGCGACGAGCCCACGCTCACGCCATGCGACAGAGATCCGCCCGTCGGCCACGAACGCTCGTGCAAAGTGATCGTGATCGCCAACTGGATCGCGACGTGGAAGACCAGGAACGTGGGCAACGACGACGGCCCGGGGAGTCCCGTCCCCGCATCCTTCAGGATCAGCGGCGCATAGAGCAGCGTGATCCCCAGCATCATCGAGAAGAGAATCCCAAAGCCGCCAATGAACGCCATCGTCCCCGTCGTGCCCGGCAGATCCTGGCGAACGCGGTGGAACGTCGGATCCAGGAGCGGCGAGCACAGAAACCCCAGCACGCACGCCGGCACCAACGACATCGCGTCCGACACGCCAAACGTCGTAGGCCCGAGATACTCGATGCGATCCTTGATCTTCAACATCGACGGATCGTGCACGATCCAGGCGAACGCGAGCAAGATCGAGACGAGCGTCACCGTGCTCGCGACCGCGTACACACCGCTGATCCCCGCGACACGCTTCGTATTGGTCCACGACGCGAGAGGTATCAGCACCAGGATCGCCACAAGCGCGAATCCACCCACGCCAAGGATCGCCGGGCCGCCCATGATCCCGCTGCTATACGCGAGCCACACCACAAAGAACCATTGGAACGCCAGCGTCACGAACGAGAACAGCCGCATCGCCGGGGCACACCGAGCCACAAACCGCCGGCTCGACTCCGGCGTCGGGAAGAAGAACGCGAACGCCATTGCCCCGATCACGTTCGGGACGGCGAACGCCAGAATCCCGGGCACGCCATAGTCCCGCAGCAGATACACCGGCAGGAACATCCCGATACACCACGTCCAACTCGCCGCCAGGAACCCGCCGCCGAGCACAGCCCGCGCCGGCGAGAAGCCCTCGGACCCCAACCCGGACCCTCCAGCCGTTCCAGTTGTGGAACCAGACGCCGTATGTGTTGTCGAAGACGCCATCTCGGTCATGATGCATTGATCGGTTCGCGCCGGGCATCGTCGGCAAAAACACAGCGAATTCCGAACGCCCATCGCCACGCAGACCCCGTGACGCACGCCCCCGACCCTCTATCATCCACCCTTTGCGAGCCAGGGAGGGCTGCCATGGACGCCGTGCTCGAGCGGACAACAACCAAGAAGGATGGATCGATGGCGAAGCGCGCGGCGGGTCGTGGCACAAAGTCGAAATCTCGGGATCTGGACACAGACTCGCCATCCCCGGACGCGGGCCAGCGCAAGCCCTCCCGCGGCTCCACCGCCGAGCAGATGGCGCTCAAGCAGCGCGACATCTCCGTCAGCGAGTTCTTCGCCAAGAACCGCCACCTCCTCGGCTTCGACAACCCGCGAAAGGCCCTCCTCACCACCGTCAAGGAAGCCGTCGACAACTCTCTCGACGCCTGTGAGGAGGCGGGAATCCTCCCCCACATTACCGTCGTCATTGAGGATCTCGAGGACGCCCCAGCCACATCCAACGACGCCACATCGAAGAAGAAAACCGGCCCCAGCAAGAGCGGGCGTTACCGCGTCACCATCGTGGACAACGGGCCAGGCATCGTCCGAAAGCAGGTCGAGAACATCTTCGGGCGTCTCCTCTATGGCTCAAAGTTCCATCGTCTCAAGATGAGCCGCGGACAGCAGGGCATCGGCATCTCCGCCGCAGGGATGTACGGCCTGATCACCACCGGCAAGCCGATGGTCATCCATACCAAGCCGAAGAAATCCGCCGCCGCCCACCACATCGAACTCGCGATGAACACCAAGACCAACCGCGCCGAGGTCACGGTGGACGTCGAGACCGACGATTTCCCGCCTAGGCGCCTCCGCTCGCTCACCAAGGGGACCAAGGAACTCGCCGCTCTCGGCGAGATGCTCGGCGACGACGACCACGAGACCGGCACCAGCGTCAGCCTCGAACTCGAGGGCAAGTACCAGAAAGGCCGCGGCAGCGTCGACGAGTTCCTCGAACTCACCGCCATCGCCAACCCCCACGCCCGCATCGTCTTCGTCCCTCCAAGCAAGGAGTCAGCCCCGGACGAGGAGGACGAGCTCATCACACGCTCCTCGGCGAAGAAGGATGACTCGGAGCCCGATGCCGATTCTCCCGTCACCGCCTCGATCCCCACCACCATCGAAACGACCGAGACCGGCGGCGTCACCGTCTTCCCCCGCGCCATCCACGAACTCCCCCCGGAAACCAAAGAGATCCAGCCCCATCCCAAGGGCGTGGAACTCGGCATCCTCATCCAGATGCTCCGCGAGGCCGAGATCGAAAAACCGGGCACCACGCTCTACACCGTCCTGCAGGACAAGTTCAGCCGCGTGAGTCCCGCCGCCGCCGGCTCACTCTGCAAAGCCATTGGCGTCACGAGCCGCACCAAAGTCGGCGACATCGACTCCGCCCTCGCCGAGAAACTCTACCGCGAGTTCCAGGACGCCAAGTTCCCGCCGCCGCCGACCGACTGCCTCGCGCCGATCGGCGTCCGCCAACTCCTCGCCGGGCTGCTCAAAGGAGTCAAGGCCGAGTTCTACGCGGCGTCGTCGCGCGAGGCGGCGATCTATCGCGGGCGTCCCTTCCTCATCGAGGCCGCCATCGGCTTCGGTGGCGACCTCCTCGCCGACGACTCGGCCCGCGTCATCCGCTTCGCCAACCGCGTGCCCCTGCTCTACCAGCAGTCGGCGTGCTCGTCATTCAAGGCCGTCGTCGAGACCAACTGGAAAAACTACGACCTCCAGCAGCCCCGCACCGCCGCCCCCGTCGGCCCGCTCGTCGTCATGGTCCACATGGCCAGCGTCTGGGTCCCCTTCACCAGCGAGTCCAAGGAGGCCATCGCCGACTACGACGAGATCCGAAAGGAGATGAAACTCGCCCTCATGGAATGCGGGCGAAAACTCGGCACCTATCTCAAGAAGCGCGCGAAGATGAAACGCGAGTCCATGCGACGCGACGTCTTCGAGCGATACATCGGCGAGATCGCCAAGGCCGTCGAGGCGATCAACGGCACCGACGCCAAGAACCTCTACGACGCCCTCCTCGCCCAGGCCAAGAAGCACACCGCCATCGCCGACCAGGAACTCGACGACGAGGGCCGAATCGTCAAGGCCAGGATGGACGACGCCCCCGACGACGACGGCGTCATCATCGTCGATCGCGGCGAGTACAAAGACTCCCAGAACCAACGCCGCGTCGTTGACTCGGACTCCACGCCCTCCAATCCGCTCGAGTCCTCCAAAGCCGAGCGTGCCCGCCTCAAGGTCGCCTCGCTCGCCAAGGCCGACGACGACGAACTCTTCGAGACCAAGCCGAGCCGTGGTGCATCACCCTCCGGGCGTGCCGAAAAGCCCACACGCAACTCCAAGTCGACTCCTCCAAGCACAGATCCCAAGTCCAAGTCCGCTTCAAAGCCAGGGCCCACGACCGTGAAATCCACGACAAAGGCCGCACCCGCCTCGCCGACCTCGAAGAGCGAGCCAAAGCCAAAGGCCGGATCGGGCAACAAACTCCGCATGCGACTCGTCAACGGCAAACTCGTCCGCGTCGACAACGACGGCCCGGCGCTCTTCTAAAAACATTTTCAACGCCAATCGCTCGTCTTAGGCCCGTCCGTCCGGGATCGCCTTCTCGCTCGCGAGTTCGAAGGCCTTGAGCACACAGTGTCCACAGACCGTGAGGCACACGATTCCCACAAGGCCAAGCACGCCATACAGGCCGACGCTCGCCCAGCCCGGCCAGGAGTCCAACGCCGACGAGATCGACACGCCCTTGAGTTTCCACACGATGCCGCCGATCGCAAGGGGCGCGCCCCACACCGCCGCACGCATGAGCAGCGAAATCGACGAGGGCATTCGTGAGACCGTGATCCACGCGGAGACAACCAGGAAAATCACGCCGATCGCGAGCCGAGCCAGGAGATACGGCCGAAGCGAGATCCCCTGATCCCGTCCCGCGACCTCGATCTGCCCGAGTGCTCCCAGATTCGCGAAGTACGCGCCGGCCACGATCGTCGCTCCCAGGCACATCAGCGTCATCGCCGGCCCGGTCCGCAATCGTCCGAACCCCCACAACACTCCGATCACCCCCGCGAGGAACGACACGGCCTCAAACCCAAGCAGTTGCCACGCCGGAGTCGTGCTGAGCGTGAACGCCGCTGCCCATGCCGCGACCGACGAGAGAAACACGATCGCGCTGAACCCTCCCACCAAATTCCGGAAACCCCGGCTTGTGGACGTTGAGTCGGTCTGTGATGGGGGATGTGACATGGCCAAGACTGCGCTTATCGGCACTCCAACTGGGCATTCTTCGCCTCAGACGAGCGCAAAGTTCGTTTGCCGGGGTCAGGTCTTTGTACGCGTCCGACAACCCCCCGGATCTCTCTTGAGCGACCCACCAATTTCTGCCGATCCAATCGAGGCGGATGGCTCCACGCTTGCGGAGCGTTCCCATCCGGCGGAGGACGCGGTCGAGATGGAATCGGGGCATCAGATCGAGCAGGAGGCCAAGCGGCTCTTCGACCGCGTGCTGTCGCAGTGGGCCATGGACGTCCTGCGGCTACGCGGCAACGGCCTCGATCTCCCCTGCGCGCGCGACGCCGACGAGTCAACATGTCCCTTCCCGGCCTCGAGGAGTCGAGGAAAGCAGGATCGTCGCCGGTGGGTGCTTGCGGCACGTCCCACCTTTATCCCACAACGCATCCCGCAGAAGCGCGCGGCCTGATCAAGTGTCGGACACGGAGGTTCTATGAGCGGCATCACCACGGGCGTCGGATTGTTCAGCGGTATCAACTCCGCCGACCTGATCAGCCAACTCCTTGCCGTGGACGGCAGGCCCAAGGTCCTGGCCCAGCGTCGCATCGCCCAACTCCAGCAGACCTCCGCAGCCTACCTCGACCTCAACTCACGCCTCTCGGCGATGCAAACCGCCATCTCCTCGTTCCGCACCGACAAGATCTTCCAGTCCAAGAGCGTCAGCACGTCCAACCCCGACGCCCTGAGCGCCACCGCCGACGCCACCGCCGCCGCCGGCAGTTACCCGCTCCTGGTCGATCGCCTCGTTTCGACCCAGCAGCGTCTCTCGCGCGGGTTCGTGACCTCAAACTCGACCGCAGTCGGCGCCTCGTCGATCACCTTCGAGTCCGCCCGCGCCCGCCTCGATCGCGACATCGCCCTCGCCGACCTCAATGGCGGCGCCGGCATCGCCCGCGGCAAGATCAACATCACCGACTCCGCCAATCGGGCCGCCACCGTCGATCTCTCGCGAGCCGTCACCGTCAACGACGTCCTCGAAGCCATCAACGCCAACGGCACGGCCCAGGTCACCGCGAGCGTCGAGGGCGGACGCTTCGTCATCCGCGACAACGCCAACGGCTCCCTCACCATCGCCAATGGCCTGAACTCCACCACCGCCGCCAGCCTCGGCATCGCCGGAACCGCCACAGCCACCATCACCGGCTCCGAGGTCTACTCCCTCGGCGCCAACACCGCCCTCACCCAGATCAATGACGGCAACGGCGTCCGCATCCGCAACACCGTCGGCGTCGGCGCGGGATCGGTCTACGACTTCAAGATCAACCTCAACGACGGTGGATCCACCACCAGTGTCCTCATCAACCTCGGCGACATCTACGAGACCATCGACGATGTCCTCACCAAGACCGAGGGCCAGGTCTCGACCGTTGGTGGCGTCATTGATCGCATCAACGAGGCCCTCCAGGCCGCCGCCGTCGAGAACGGCTTTGGCGATCAGGTCGTCGCCTCCATCAACGCCACTACGGGCGGCATCGACATCACCGACTCCAGCGGCACGCTCACCCTTTCCTTCGAGGACTACGTCGGACAGAACACGACAGAGGACCTGGGCCTCGTCTCGCCCACAGCCCCCTCCACCACCGTCTCTGGCCGTCGCATCCTCGCGGGTCTCAACTCCACCCTCACACGAAACCTCGGCGGCGGCACAGGCGTCGGAGGTGACGGGACTCTCAACATCACCGCTCGCGACGGCTTCGCCTTCAGCGTGAATCTCGATGACGAAGGCTCGGTCTCCGACGTCATCGCCGCCATCCAGAGCGCCTCGGGTGGACGACTCCGTGTCGCCCTCGACTCCAACGGCACCGGCCTCATCGTCAACGACCTCACCGGCTCCACCGCAAGCAACCTCATCATCGAGGGCACGCCCGGCGACGACTCTGCCGAGTCCCTGGGCCTTTCCACCGACGCCACAGGCGTCGCCGCCAGCACGCTCAACTCCTCCAATCTCCAGCACCGCTACATCACGCGATCGTCCTCGCTCCTCTTCACGCCCACCGGCCAGGCCATCGGCACCGGCGCCATCCGCATCACCGACTCCCAGGGCGCCAACGCCGAGTTCACCATCGACAACGCAACCTCCACCTACGGGCAACTCATCGACAAGATCAACGCCGCCAACCTCACCGTCTCCGCCCGCATCAACGCGCGAGGCGACGGGCTGGAACTCTTCGAGAACGTCGCCCCAGGAGCCGAGGGAACCGTCAAGATCAAGGTCGAAGACGTCACGGGTACCGTCGCCCGCCGCCTCAACATCCTCGGCGAGGCCACGGGCACCAACGCCGACAACCACATCGATGGCTCCTTCGAGCAGACCGTCACCCTCAGCGCCGCCGACAATCTCGAGACCGTCGCCCAGAAGATCAACGCCGCCAACCCCGGCGTTCGCGCCGCGGTCATTCGCGACGGCTCCTCCTCAGCCCCCTTCCGCCTCTCGCTCGCGAGCACCCAGGAAGGCCGCGCGGGACGCATGATCATCTCCTCCGCCTTCGACTTTGGCTTCCAAACCCTCGACGAGGGCGAGGACGCCCGCGTCTTCTTCGGCGCGAGCGACCCCGCGAGGGGCATCGCCGTCACCAGTTCCTCCAATCGCATCGACTCGCTGCTCCCAGGCGTGAAGATCGACCTTCGCGCCCCCACGGCCCAGGCCGAGACCGTCAACGTCGTCAGCGACTCCGACGCCGTCCGCGAAGGCGTCCAGTCCTTCGTCAATGCCTTCAACGACGTCGTCTCCAGAATCACCGAACTCACCAAGTACGACCAGGAGACCGAGCAGAAGGGCGCGCTCCTCGGCGACGGCACCACGCTCAATCTCCGAAACGATCTCTACCGCACCGTCCAGTCCGCCATCGTCGGCGCCTCGGGCACCTTCCGCCGACTCGAGGACATCGGCATCCGCATCGGCACCGGCGGCAAACTCGAGATCAACCAGGACCGCTTCGACGCCGCCATGGCCCAGGACGCCCAGGGTGTCGAATCGCTCTTCACCGCCCGCGAAATCGCCAGCGACCAGACCATCGAGATCTCCCCGGGGATCACGGCCCGCAACCCCAACTTCGGGTCCACCCTGACCACCCAGGGCGTCGCCGTCCAACTCGAGGAACTCGCCAAGAAATACGTCGATTCCACCTCGGGCACGCTGACTCTCCGCGTCCAGGGCGTGGACGCCCAGATCAAGATCCAGAACGACCAGATCGCCAGAGTCGATGCGAAACTCGTCTCACGCCGCCAGGTTCTGGAGGCCAAGTTCCTCGCCATGGAGAAGACCCTGGGCCAACTCCGCAATCAGCAGTCCGCCCTCGGGTCGCTCGGCCGAGGCTGATCAACCGCACCGTAACGTCGAATCCCCCGTTCGTGGCCCGCCCCACCCCTGAACTCTCGCCAACCCCGGCCCGATAGCACCTAGGTCATGAACAACGCCATACCAAAGAACGCTTCCCTCACCGATCAACTCGCCGCCGTTGGCACGCCCGCACGGAACGCCAACGCGTATCTGCGCACGCGCGTGCTCACGGCCTCGCCAGAGGAACTACGACTCATGCTCCTCGACGGCGCGATCAAGTTCGCCCGCCAGGGGCGCGACGGCATGGCCGCCCACAACCACGAGGCGACCTACCTCGGCATCTCCCAGTGCCGCAACATCGTTTTCGAGTTGCTCACCACGATCCGCGAGGATGTCGCGCCGGAACTCGCCCAGAACGTCAAGGCCCTCTACACCTTCCTCTACTCGCAACTCATCGACGCCCACCACGACCGTGACCTCGAGAAACTCGACAAGGTCATCGAACTCCTCGAGTACGAGCGCGAGACCTGGGTCCTTCTCATGCAAAAACTCGCCGAAGAGCGCGGCACGGGGGTCGCCTCATCCCAGGACCAGGCCGCGACCACGCTCGGCGTGACCACCGCCTGATCCATCCCCGCCGCTCTCGGCTACCATGCGTTCCACGCGATCCTTGGGCGAGACGCCTTCCGATCCGTGATTCGAAAGCCCCACGCCGAGGAGTCCCAGAATCGCTACAAAACGCTATGACCTCTGCGTGATCGGCTCCGGCCCCGCGGGCCAGCGTTGTGCCATCCAGGCCGCCAAACTCGGCAAGCGTGTCTGCATCGTCGAGCAGCGCGAGGTCGTCGGCGGCGTCGCCGTCAACACCGGCACCATCCCCTCCAAGGCCCTCCGTGAGGCCATCCTCCGCGCCCTGGGCCGGGGCAGCGTCGCCGTCCGAACCGACGACTTCACCAACGGCAAGGGCGTCACATTCGCGAAACTCCTCGACTCCTCCAACGAGGTCGTCAAGAGTGAGATCGACCTTTGCCGGCGTCACCTCGACAGCAACGGCATCGAGATCATCACCGGCGTCGCCCAGTTCCGCGACGCCAACACCGTCGATGCCGTCGGCGTCCACGCCACCACCACCATCGCCGCCGATCACTTCCTGATCGCCGTCGGCACCACGCCCTCGCGCCCCAAGTCCATCCCCTTCGACAACGTCAACGTCGTCACCTCCGACGAGGTCCTCCACATGCCCCACCTCCCGCGATCCATGATCGTGGTCGGAGGCGGCGTCATCGGCACCGAATACGCCAGCATGCTCCAGTCCCTCGGCGTGCGCGTCACCCTCGTCGAGGGACGCCCCAGACTCCTCGACTTCGTCGACGCCGAAATCACCGAGGCCCTCCAGTACCACCTCCGCCAGTCCGGCATGACCCTTCGTATGGGCGAGAAAGTCGTCTCCATTCGCTACGAAAAAGGCGACAGAAACCCGCTGACCCGAGGCGACGAGTTCGCCGAAGCCTTCCTCGAATCCGGAAAGACCCTTCGTGCCGACAGCCTGCTCTACGCCGTCGGTCGCCAGGGCGCAACCGCCGAACTCAACCTCGGTGCCGCGGGCCTCTCCGCAGACGATCGTGGCCGCGTGCGCGTCGATGAGTCCTTCCGCACAACCGTCAAGCACATCTTCGCCGCAGGCGATGTCATTGGCTTCCCCGCCCTCGCCTCCACCAGCATGGAGCAGGGCCGCCTCGCCGCCTGTGCCATGTTCGGCGAGCGTTGCGACACCAACCCCGCCCCGCTTCCCTATGGCATCTACTCCATCCCCGAGATCTCCATGGTCGGCTGGACCGAGGAACGCCTCACCGCCGAGGGCATCCCCTACGAGGCCGGCATCGCCCAATACAAGGAAATCGCCCGCGGGCAACTCGTTGGCGACGAGATCGGCATCCTCAAACTCCTCATCCATCAGGAGACACGAACCATCCTCGGCGTCCACGCCCTGGGCACCGGCGCCACCGAACTCATCCACATCGGCCAGACCGCCATGGCTTTCAACGCCACCGTCGACTACTTCGTCAACACCGTCTTCAACTACCCAACCCTCGCCGAGTGCTACAAAGTCGCGGCCTTCAACGCGGTCAACAAACTCCGAAACATGTAGATCTCCCCGGAACTCCACGGTCTCGGGGCGTTTCGCACGACCAGCGTACAATCCCCCATGCCGAACGATTCGGACATGCGGCTGGCCGGCATCATCATCTTTGCCGTTCTCGCCCTGGTCTTTCTCGCCGCGTATCTGAGAGAGCGTTCTCGACGCCAGGCGATGGCCCTGCGGGAGATGCGAATGGAATCCACCGCCCCCCCACCCGTCCCCAACGACCGCGACGCCAAGGCCTTCGAGCAGCACCTCCAACTCAACGATCTCGCCGCCCAGAAGATGCGCCAGGAGATCGAGATGCTGGGCCTGCAACTGCAACTCGCCAAGCAGGAGGTCAACGCCCGCCTCGAGCGCCACGACTACCACGACGCCGTCATGGAAAAGACCCGCCTCGAGATCGAGAGCCTGAAACTCCACATCAAGGAGCAGAAGAAGCGCCTCGACGAGTTCGGCGAGTTCCGCGAAGAGTTCTGATCCATCCCCCCTTCCCCACCGCGTACGACGGAGCACGCCGCGATGGCGAAACGACCCGCGACAAAGACCTCGTCCAAATCGGCATCTGCGCCAAAGACCTCTGCCCGCAAGTCCGCGCCCAAGACCATCGATTCGCCCGCTCCGCCCGAGACCAACTCTTCTGGCACACAGCGCGTCGCCGCCGTCACCTTCAGCGAAATCCTCGGCCAGGATCGAGCCCTCGACACTCTCCGAGCCTCCATCCGCTCCAAACGCATCCACCACGCCTGGATCTTCCACGGACCCAACGGCGTCGGAAAACTCACCGCCGCCCTCGCCTTCGCCGCCGCCATCCTCGATCCGACCACCGGCACCTCGCTCACCGGCGACATCGAGCCGGACCCGGACAGCCCCGTCCAGTCGCTCCTCCGCGCCGGCACCCACCCCGACCTCCACGTCATCACCAAAGAACTCGCCCGCTTCTCCGCCGATCGCAAGACCCGCGACGCCAAACTCATCACCATCCCCAAGGACGTGATCGAGACCCACCTCATCACCCCCGCCTACCTCGCGCCCTCGGTCCGCAACGACGCCCCCATCGGCAAGGTCTTCATCGTGGACGAGGCCGAACTCCTCGACCGCTCACCCACCAACGCCCCGACCCAGAACGCCCTCCTCAAGACCATCGAGGAACCCCCCGAGCGCACGGCATTCATCCTTGTCACCAGCGCCGAAGACCTGCTCCTCCCCACCATCCGTAGCCGCTGCCAGCGCGTCGCCTTCCGCCCGCTCGATGCCGACGCCATGCGCACCTGGCTGAAGACCCACGCCGACATCGCCGAGCGCCTCT encodes:
- a CDS encoding multidrug efflux SMR transporter, with translation MAWVLLVLAGLFEVAWAVGLKQSNGLTRPWPTVLTIVALAASMALLAMAVRTIPIGTGYAVWVGIGALGTAIVGVVHFKEGVTPARLVFLGLLVVAIVGLKLASKEVRAGNGE
- a CDS encoding DNA topoisomerase VI subunit B: MDAVLERTTTKKDGSMAKRAAGRGTKSKSRDLDTDSPSPDAGQRKPSRGSTAEQMALKQRDISVSEFFAKNRHLLGFDNPRKALLTTVKEAVDNSLDACEEAGILPHITVVIEDLEDAPATSNDATSKKKTGPSKSGRYRVTIVDNGPGIVRKQVENIFGRLLYGSKFHRLKMSRGQQGIGISAAGMYGLITTGKPMVIHTKPKKSAAAHHIELAMNTKTNRAEVTVDVETDDFPPRRLRSLTKGTKELAALGEMLGDDDHETGTSVSLELEGKYQKGRGSVDEFLELTAIANPHARIVFVPPSKESAPDEEDELITRSSAKKDDSEPDADSPVTASIPTTIETTETGGVTVFPRAIHELPPETKEIQPHPKGVELGILIQMLREAEIEKPGTTLYTVLQDKFSRVSPAAAGSLCKAIGVTSRTKVGDIDSALAEKLYREFQDAKFPPPPTDCLAPIGVRQLLAGLLKGVKAEFYAASSREAAIYRGRPFLIEAAIGFGGDLLADDSARVIRFANRVPLLYQQSACSSFKAVVETNWKNYDLQQPRTAAPVGPLVVMVHMASVWVPFTSESKEAIADYDEIRKEMKLALMECGRKLGTYLKKRAKMKRESMRRDVFERYIGEIAKAVEAINGTDAKNLYDALLAQAKKHTAIADQELDDEGRIVKARMDDAPDDDGVIIVDRGEYKDSQNQRRVVDSDSTPSNPLESSKAERARLKVASLAKADDDELFETKPSRGASPSGRAEKPTRNSKSTPPSTDPKSKSASKPGPTTVKSTTKAAPASPTSKSEPKPKAGSGNKLRMRLVNGKLVRVDNDGPALF
- the fliD gene encoding flagellar filament capping protein FliD, translated to MSGITTGVGLFSGINSADLISQLLAVDGRPKVLAQRRIAQLQQTSAAYLDLNSRLSAMQTAISSFRTDKIFQSKSVSTSNPDALSATADATAAAGSYPLLVDRLVSTQQRLSRGFVTSNSTAVGASSITFESARARLDRDIALADLNGGAGIARGKINITDSANRAATVDLSRAVTVNDVLEAINANGTAQVTASVEGGRFVIRDNANGSLTIANGLNSTTAASLGIAGTATATITGSEVYSLGANTALTQINDGNGVRIRNTVGVGAGSVYDFKINLNDGGSTTSVLINLGDIYETIDDVLTKTEGQVSTVGGVIDRINEALQAAAVENGFGDQVVASINATTGGIDITDSSGTLTLSFEDYVGQNTTEDLGLVSPTAPSTTVSGRRILAGLNSTLTRNLGGGTGVGGDGTLNITARDGFAFSVNLDDEGSVSDVIAAIQSASGGRLRVALDSNGTGLIVNDLTGSTASNLIIEGTPGDDSAESLGLSTDATGVAASTLNSSNLQHRYITRSSSLLFTPTGQAIGTGAIRITDSQGANAEFTIDNATSTYGQLIDKINAANLTVSARINARGDGLELFENVAPGAEGTVKIKVEDVTGTVARRLNILGEATGTNADNHIDGSFEQTVTLSAADNLETVAQKINAANPGVRAAVIRDGSSSAPFRLSLASTQEGRAGRMIISSAFDFGFQTLDEGEDARVFFGASDPARGIAVTSSSNRIDSLLPGVKIDLRAPTAQAETVNVVSDSDAVREGVQSFVNAFNDVVSRITELTKYDQETEQKGALLGDGTTLNLRNDLYRTVQSAIVGASGTFRRLEDIGIRIGTGGKLEINQDRFDAAMAQDAQGVESLFTAREIASDQTIEISPGITARNPNFGSTLTTQGVAVQLEELAKKYVDSTSGTLTLRVQGVDAQIKIQNDQIARVDAKLVSRRQVLEAKFLAMEKTLGQLRNQQSALGSLGRG
- the fliS gene encoding flagellar export chaperone FliS; amino-acid sequence: MNNAIPKNASLTDQLAAVGTPARNANAYLRTRVLTASPEELRLMLLDGAIKFARQGRDGMAAHNHEATYLGISQCRNIVFELLTTIREDVAPELAQNVKALYTFLYSQLIDAHHDRDLEKLDKVIELLEYERETWVLLMQKLAEERGTGVASSQDQAATTLGVTTA
- the sthA gene encoding Si-specific NAD(P)(+) transhydrogenase, yielding MATKRYDLCVIGSGPAGQRCAIQAAKLGKRVCIVEQREVVGGVAVNTGTIPSKALREAILRALGRGSVAVRTDDFTNGKGVTFAKLLDSSNEVVKSEIDLCRRHLDSNGIEIITGVAQFRDANTVDAVGVHATTTIAADHFLIAVGTTPSRPKSIPFDNVNVVTSDEVLHMPHLPRSMIVVGGGVIGTEYASMLQSLGVRVTLVEGRPRLLDFVDAEITEALQYHLRQSGMTLRMGEKVVSIRYEKGDRNPLTRGDEFAEAFLESGKTLRADSLLYAVGRQGATAELNLGAAGLSADDRGRVRVDESFRTTVKHIFAAGDVIGFPALASTSMEQGRLAACAMFGERCDTNPAPLPYGIYSIPEISMVGWTEERLTAEGIPYEAGIAQYKEIARGQLVGDEIGILKLLIHQETRTILGVHALGTGATELIHIGQTAMAFNATVDYFVNTVFNYPTLAECYKVAAFNAVNKLRNM
- a CDS encoding AAA family ATPase yields the protein MAKRPATKTSSKSASAPKTSARKSAPKTIDSPAPPETNSSGTQRVAAVTFSEILGQDRALDTLRASIRSKRIHHAWIFHGPNGVGKLTAALAFAAAILDPTTGTSLTGDIEPDPDSPVQSLLRAGTHPDLHVITKELARFSADRKTRDAKLITIPKDVIETHLITPAYLAPSVRNDAPIGKVFIVDEAELLDRSPTNAPTQNALLKTIEEPPERTAFILVTSAEDLLLPTIRSRCQRVAFRPLDADAMRTWLKTHADIAERLSPKDQQWAFAFADGSPGVLDLALKTGILGSSGSPGWVATLDPSLSALERGTFDPALGPVMAKLADEWAEAWVKSHDNASKEAANRAAADWMLRLLATRFRTLLRGSVRDPIIAERAAGAIELLRTAERRLDANLQGVFVFDALAADLAAHFAGALVSP